The Mycolicibacterium duvalii DNA window CGTGCTCACATCGACCCCGTACCGGCTTGCGCCTTGGCCAGCGCGGCGAGCTGCTTGTCGGTCAGCGTGCGCGACGCACCGCGGGAGAAGTGCTTCTCCAGGTAGTACTGGCCGACCATCAGCACGCTGGTGATGACCAGATACCACACCGCGGCGACCATCAGCAGCGGAACGGGCTCGAACCGGACGGCGCCGATGTTTCGGGTGACCATGTACAGCTCGAGGGTGAACGGCACCGCGGTGACCAGCGAAGTGGTCTTCAGCATGCTGATGACCTCGTTACCCGTGGGCGGGATGATCACCCGCATGGCCTGCGGGAGGACGGTCCGCCGCATCGCGAGTCCCCACGACATGCCCAGCGCGGTCGAGGCCTCCAGCTGCCCCTCGGGCACCGAGGTGATCCCGGCGCGGATGATCTCGGCCATGTAGGCGGCCTCGTTGAGGCCGAGCCCGACGATCGCCAGCAGGAACGGGATCGACAGGCTCTGCAGGTCGAGATGGAAGAACGTCGGGCCGAACGGCACCCCGAGCTGGATGTTCTGGTAGATCGTCGGGAATAGCCCCCAGAACACCAGCTGCACGTAGACCGGGGTGCCGCGGAAGATCCACAGGTAGACCCAGGACACCGACCGGAACACCGGGTTCGGCGACAGCCGCATCACGGCCAGCGTCACGCCCAGGATCACCGCGAGCACCATCGACAACACGGTCAGCTGGAGCGTGTACCAGATCGCGCTGGGAATCCGGTCGTCGAACAGGTACTGCCAGAACGTCGACCACCGATAGGCGTCGTTGGTCGCCGCCCCGTAGAGGAACAGGCCGAGCAGCACGACGATGACCGCAGCCGCGACCCAGCGCCACGGGTGCCGAAGCGGCACCGCGTCGATCGGCTGGGGCGGCGGATCGGCGGAACTCATCGCTGCCGCGGCCTCATTCAGTTGATCGCCCCGTTGATCACCGGCTTGTCGATCTGGCCTTCCTCCAGACCCCAGTTGGTGGCGATCTGCTCATAGGTGCCGTTGCCGATCAGGTGCTCGAGCGCGCGCAGCAGAGACTGCGCCAGCGACGACCCCTTGGCCACCGGCCAGCCGTAGGG harbors:
- a CDS encoding amino acid ABC transporter permease, encoding MSSADPPPQPIDAVPLRHPWRWVAAAVIVVLLGLFLYGAATNDAYRWSTFWQYLFDDRIPSAIWYTLQLTVLSMVLAVILGVTLAVMRLSPNPVFRSVSWVYLWIFRGTPVYVQLVFWGLFPTIYQNIQLGVPFGPTFFHLDLQSLSIPFLLAIVGLGLNEAAYMAEIIRAGITSVPEGQLEASTALGMSWGLAMRRTVLPQAMRVIIPPTGNEVISMLKTTSLVTAVPFTLELYMVTRNIGAVRFEPVPLLMVAAVWYLVITSVLMVGQYYLEKHFSRGASRTLTDKQLAALAKAQAGTGSM